From Mauremys reevesii isolate NIE-2019 linkage group 10, ASM1616193v1, whole genome shotgun sequence, the proteins below share one genomic window:
- the CDIP1 gene encoding cell death-inducing p53-target protein 1 has translation MSSDPPPPYPGGPSAPLLQEKNGPPTMSDGVSTAGVQPHGMPVPPSDFGPPPYEPPLQPGYIPAPVSADGSMPYMPHGYYPPPGPHPPMGYYPAAGHYPSPGGHTATVIVPSGAATTVTVLQGEIFQGSPVQTVCPHCQQAITTAITHEIGLMNFLLGFFCCFVGCDLGCCLIPCLIDDFKDVTHTCPNCKAYIYTYKRMC, from the exons ATGTCCAGTGACCCGCCCCCACCCTACCCAGGGGGACCTTCAGCACCGCTACTACAAGAGAAGAATGGCCCACCCACCATGTCGG ACGGAGTCTCCACTGCTGGAGTCCAGCCCCATGGGATGCCTGTGCCCCCTTCAGATTTTGGGCCACCCCCGTATGAGCCACCCCTGCAGCCGGGGTACATCCCCGCTCCCGTTTCTGCAGATGGCTCTATGCCCTACATGCCCCATG GTTATTATCcacccccaggacctcaccctCCCATGGGCTATTACCCGGCTGCGGGACATTACCCCTCTCCTGGTGGCCACACAGCAACTGTCATTGTACCATCGGGGGCTGCAACCACCGTCACCGTGCTGCAGGGAGAAATATTCCAGGGCAGCCCCGTGCAGACAGTGTGTCCTCACTGCCAGCAGGCCATCACCACCGCGATCACACATGAGATAGGGCTCATGAACTTCCTCCTCGGCTTCTTCTGCTGCTTTGTTGG ATGTGATCTGGGCTGCTGCTTGATTCCATGTTTAATAGACGACTTCAAGGATGTGACCCACACTTGTCCCAACTGCAAAGCCTACATCTACACATACAAGCGCATGTGCTAA